ACGCAAATCCGGCAGGCCATGCCGGCTGCGCTGCTCGGTGCCGCGCGTCGTTCCACTGCTGACGAAGACGCGCTCGGGCGGGCCGCAGCACAATACTTCGTACTTGAATGCGACGGACGGCACCGCAGGGATGTCGCGCCAACTGCGGATCTCTTGCGGGTCAATGCCGCGCCGGTTGCACCAGTTTCGCAAAGCCGGGATGTGCGCGTATTGGTGGTGAAAGACCCGCACCGCCAAATCGGAAAACGCTTCCTTGCGGGGATCGCGTATGAAGCTGAGTACTTCCTCGTGTTCCGGATGCATGTTCACTCACGCCCGCATTTGCCGCAGAGCTTCGTAAACGACGATAGCCACCGCGTTGGAAAGATTCAGGCTGCGCACGCGAGGGTGGTCAATGGGAATCACATATAACCGATCCGCATACTGCCTTCGAAGCTCTTCGGGCAGTCCGCGCGTCTCGCTGCCGAAAACCAGCACGTCCCCGGGTCGGTAGCGGGCCGACCAATACGTGCGTTCCGCCCTGGCAGAAAAAAAATAAAACTGTCTCGAATCACCCCCAAGTTGCGTCGCGCAGCCCTCCCAGTGATCGTGAACCTGCAAATCCACGTACGGCCAGTAATCGAGGCCGGCACGCTTGAGATAGCGGTCTTCCAACGAGAAGCCCAACGGCCGCACGAGGTGCAATCGGCAGTATGTGGCCGCACACAGGCGAGCAATGCTGCCGGTGTTTTGCGGGATCTCCGGAGCCACCAAAACGACGTGCAACAGCGGATGTTCACTCATGGCCAATCGGGTAATGGTTGCCCGCCCAATGGAGGCACCACTGGCCATCGTGCTCGTCGAGGTATGGGGCGAGGTCCGCTTGCGCAGCCCGCAAAAAGCGAGCGCGTTCGCGGCCGCCCTTCACCAAACACACCACCGCGCCATCGCTCGCCACCTGCAAACTCTTCGGGTCGAGTGGCTCTTCGGATTCATCATTGAGCCGCACGTGCAACTGCTCCTCGGGACCTGGGAACAGAGCGGTAACAACGTACGGGGTGTGCTCGATCTCCACGTCCATGTGGAACCGTTCATCCACCCAGATCTCGTAGCCAGATCCGTCCGGTTTGCGGCGCAGGTAGCGAGTAAAAAAGCGCGCCAGTCGCTCGTGGGTGACTGGCTCTCCATCGGCATACCAGCGCCCATCTTTACGAAACACTAACTTGGCTGAAGGGATGGCCCAGAATCCTGCTCCCGGCATAACGGGAAAGCGTTTACCGATTCGGGGAGTCCATCACAATTGTCACCGGACCATCGTTGACCAGTTCCACTTCCATGTGGGCCCCGAACACGCCGCTGGCACAACCGACTCCGGAAGCGCGCACCAAGCGGATAAAATAATCGTAGAGAGACCGGGCTTTTTCCGGCGGAGCTGCGAGCGAGAAGGATGGCCGGCGCCCCTTGGCCAAGTCCGCGAGCAACGTGAACTGAGACACCACCAGGACCTCGCCTCCGAGGTCCAACACTGAACGGTCGAACTTGCCCGACTCGTTTGGGAAGATCCGAAGTTGCAGCGATTTCTCGCAAATCCAGGCGGCATCGGCCTCTGTATCCGATGCCGCGACACCGAGCAGAATCAAAAGCCCCGGGCCAATGGCGCCGGCGACTTGGCCTTCAACACGGACGCAGGCACGGCTCACACGTTGGATCACAGCCCGCATCGGCTGGCGGGACCTCAGTAGTCCTCGTCTTCGTCCTCCTCTTCCTCTTCCCAGTCCTCTTCATCGAAGTCGAAGTCCTCGTCCTCTTCCTCGTCCCACCAATCTTCTTCCTCTTCCTCTTCGTCCCAATCTTCCTCTTCTTCGCGTCGTTTGGCCCACCACAATAGCTCCATGGTTCCTCCTTGCATTGGCCCCGCCAAAGCGCAGTTGCGACTAACGACAGTGCCTGGGGAAGTCAATAATCGTACGCATGTCACCTCTGATCCAACTCCTTCCTCTGCCGGTTGCATCCTTCAGTTGCTGGAAAACGTCAAGCTCGCAAATGTGCGGACGCGTTTGGCGGGCTTAGGTGTGTCCTCAAGCCTCACCCGCACTTAAACTGTTTGTGACCTGTAGCCCGACTCCTCACGCCACCACCCGATGATTCCCGTTGGCGTTGCAACGCCGCTTGGCGGAATTCGCCTCCAAGGCGTTGACAAGAAAAGGCGAAGTCCCGTAAGAGAGGTGTTCAATCGATCGATTAAAGCAGAGAGAGAGAGAACACGCTCGATGCGCACAGCGCTCCAACGGGTTCGCGAAGAGCCACAATCCACCAAGGCTCGCATTTTGGCCGCGGCCGAGGAAATCTTTGCCGCCAAGGGTTTTGCCGGGGCTTCCACGCGCGAGATCGCCGACAAAGCGGGCGTCAACATCTCTAGCCTCCACTACCATTGGGAGTCGAAGGAAACTCTGTACTTCGCAGTCTTCCAGGATGTGTACGACCGCATTGTCGAGGTGATCCGCAAGGCACTCGAAGAACGCGGTTCCTCGAGACGAAAAGGCGAAACCATCGAGACCGTGATGGGTACGCTCTTCGATTTCTTTGTCGAGCATCCGACGATTCCTCGACTTTTGGTTCGGCGTCTCGTCGAAAACGACGAAGGCCACGCAGATATCGAAAATCGTGTGCTCGTCCCGGCCTGGAAAGTCTTCGGGGAATGGACACGTGCCTACGGGGGGGTGCGCCGCAGCGAGGTAGAGGCCAATCTCTTCATGCTCACGGTGGAAAGCGCGGTGTTGTTCTTTCTCTTGGACAGCGCCCACGTTCGCACTTTGCTCGGCGGCAGTGTGCGGTCGCCGGAAATTCGCAACCGCGTGCGCGACTACATCATTCGCCTCGTGCCTATGCTGTTGGGCCGGCGCGAGCGTTAGCCAGGAATGAAAGCTCTGATTACCGCCAGTTTTGACCCCCGACAGCTCGAACGGCTGCGATCGTGGATGCCCGCCGAGTATCAAGATTGGCGCGAGCGGGGCGAGCTGTATTTCGATGGCACAGCCTTGGCGCAGCGGATCCAACAGGTCGGGGCGGACGTGCTGATCGTGGAAGCAGATCTGGTGCACGATGAGGTGCTCGACCACACCGATCTCTGCCTAATCGCTTGTTGCCGCGGCGACCCCATCAACGTCGCCTTGGCCAAAGCCACAGCGCTCGGCATTCCTGTGCTGTATACGCCGGCCCGCAATGCCCGGGCCGTCGCCGAGCTTACGGTGGCGTATATGCTCGCGTTGGCGCGCCACGTTTTCCCGGTCAATCAGGGTCTGAAATCTGGAACGCTGCGTTTCGCCGGCTCCAGGGACTATCTCGATGCGTACAACCGGTACGGTGGTTTCGAGCTCGGTTCTTCCACCGCTGGTATCATTGGCTTCGGTGCAATCGGGCAAAGAGTGGCTCGTTTGCTGCGAGGGTTCGAAACCAGAGTCCTCGCCTATGATCCCTACGTGGCGGACGAAGCCTTTGCCAACCTCGGGGTCGAACGCTGTGCATCGTTAGGCGAGCTCTTGCCGCAAGTGACCTTTCTGACATTGCATTGTCCCTTGACCAGCGAAACCTTCGGGCTCATCGGCCGGCGCGAACTCGGCCTCTTGCCCCGTGGTGCTTACCTGCTGAACCTCGCGCGCGCACAGATCGTGGACGAGGACGCCTTGTACGACGCCCTCACGTCTGGGCATCTCGCCGGGGCAGCGTTGGACGTGTTTTCTCAAGAGCCGGTTCAGCCGGAAAACCGTTTCGTGCAACTCCCCAACGTGCTGGTATCCCCGCACCTCGGTGGCGCCACCCGCAACGTGATCGAGTACCAGAGCAAAGTGGTGGTGGACGACATCGGGCGATGGCTCTCCGGACAAAGACCACAGTTTCTGGCCAATCCTGAAGTTTGGGATTCTCCGCAACGGAAGCAGCCGTGTTGAGCAGGCGCGCGCCGTCCTGCCTTTGCTCCCACAGCGAGCGGGAAGCATAACCATGGAGCTTTTCCTCACCCTCGATGCTGGAACCGGAAGTGGAAAATGTTTGCTGTTCGACGCCAAGGGTGGCCTTCGAGCGCGGGCTACGGAGCCGTGGGGTTACGAAGTTTCGCCCGACCCGGAGCTCCCATCAGTGAAATGGTTTTCCTTCGATCCGGAAAAGTTCTGGGAGGCGCTTTGCCGTTGTATCCAAGCGGCCCTGAGGCAAGCCCAGGCGGAACCCGGACGCATTGTTGGCGTTGCAGCCACGAGCCAGCGCGAAGCCTGCGTGTTTCTCGATGCTTCCGGCAAAGAGGTCTATGCCGGGCCAAATCTGGACGCCCGGGGATTCCGAGAAGGGCTGGAGGTGCTGCAAAGCTTTGGAGCAGAGCGCCTTTACCGCGTCACCGGGCACTCGGCACCGTTTATTTTTCCTCTGGCTCGCTACCTTTGGTACCGCAAAGGTGGGGGTCCTCCGGTCCGCCGCATTTTGATGATGAACGACTGGATTCACTGGCGCCTGACCGGTGAATTTGTGTCGGAGCCATCGAACGCCACGGAATCCATGTTGTTCGATGTCGGCAGCCGCACTTGGTCAGACGAAATTCTGAACGCGTTCGAAATTCCACGGTCCATTTTGCCGGAGCTATGCCAACCCGGCGAGCAAGCGGGCCGCGTGAGTCGGGAAGCGGCCAAACGTACCGGGCTACTCGCAGGCACTCCGGTATTCGTTGGAGGGGCGGACACTCAGTGCTCGCTTCTCGGCGCCGGCGTGATCGAACCGGGAGCGGCGGGTGCAACTTTAGGGACGACCACACCCATCCAAGTTGTCACCGAGCGGCTCTGTCTCGATCCGGACGCAAACTTGTGGGCGGGTTGCCATGTGATCCCCGAGCGATGGGTACTGGAAAGCAACGCTGGGGACACAGGAGACGCTTACCGCTGGTTGATCGAGCTCCTGGGTGGCGGGGAAGAAGTCGAAAAAGCGCGCGAGCGGTTGGAATCCGCTGCGGCTGCCTGCTCGGATCCTTCAGCCGTTCTGTTCGTGGGCCCTTCGATCTTCGAAATCCATCGCCTCGCGCTGCGGCGGCCTGGCGGGATTTTGTTCCCCTACCCGACTCTGCACGTGCGACCGAGTGCCGGCGAGCTTGTACGCGCTTTTCTCGAGAGCGTGGGTTTCGCGCTCCGGGCCAATCTCGAGCAGCTCGCGCGAGTGGTCGGCGGTGCGCTGGGTCAAATTGTGCTGAGCGGAGGGATGACACGGAATCCGACCTTGGTCCGGATCATTGCCGATATCCTGGATCAGCCAATTTTTGTTGCGCGCCAAGCGGAAAGTGCTGCTCTTGGATGCGCGATCCTTGTGGCCAGCCAAGGGCAAACGGATCGGATGCGGGCTCTTTCGCGGGCGTGGGTGCAGCTCGACACTGTGGAGCCTACGGAGGGCTCGCAACGTTACGCCAGCCGCTACGCCACCTGGCGGCGATTGTACGAGGATTTCTTCCAGCTCGAGCTGTGAGGCGAGAACCTCGCCATCGAGCCGGTGCGACCTGGAGTCCAGCCGCCGGGTTGGCTCATCCTCGGGTTTTGGCCTACAACCCGGAGCATGAGGCTTGTCCACGCGATTTACGAACCCAAGGGCGACGGCCCACATCCCACCATCCTTGCGCTTCATGGCTGGGGCGCCAATGCCCTCGACCTGCTCGGGCTTGCGCCGCACGTGGGGCACGGGCGTTTTCTGTTTCTGTGCCCGCAAGGGCCTCTCGAGGTGCCTCTCGGTCCGATGCGCGGCTACGGCTGGTTTCCCATCACGATGGGTGCACCGCCCGACCCGTATGCATTTGCCGCCGCTGTGCGCGAGCTGCGATCTTTTTTGGACGACGCACTCGCACGCTATCCGGTGAACCCCCACAAGCTTGTCTGTTTAGGGTTTAGCCAAGGCGGCGTCATGGCTTACGCTCTTGCTTTGAGCGAACCTCACCGTTTTGCGGCTCTGGTTGCCCTCAGCTCGTGGCTCCCCGCAGCTCTCGTTCGTGAGTTACCGCCGGCGGACCGCTCGCAGCTTGCCACGTTGGTCCATCACGGAACGCGTGACGAACTCATCGATGTCAGCCGCGGGAGGGAATCCCTCGAACACCTGCGCAGCTTGCGGGTTCCGGCAGCTTACCGGGAGTTCGACATGGGACATGAAATCAGTGCACAGAGCCTTGCCGATCTCTCCCGGTGGCTGGAGGACAAAGTCCTCTCGCCGATCGTTACGCTGTGAGACGACGTGCCACAAGATGCGGTCGTTGTCCGGAGGAGGTTTCGGGCGCTGTGGCGCCGCTCTCCTCCGGCGTGAACTCAGTCGAGATCAAGGCCGCATCCACACGGTGATCGAGCCGCCAAAGCCCCAGTCGGGAGACTCGTCGTTGATGCCGTAAGTGCCAGTGGGGCGCAGTAAGATGTCGTACCCGTCCATCGGCAAACGCACGTCCACGCCCGGCTGCCAGAAAATCAGGTCCAGGTTCTCTTGCCCAGGCACGTCCACGATCGCCCCGTTGATTTCGGAGC
This sequence is a window from Candidatus Binatia bacterium. Protein-coding genes within it:
- a CDS encoding putative tRNA (cytidine(34)-2'-O)-methyltransferase, encoding MASGASIGRATITRLAMSEHPLLHVVLVAPEIPQNTGSIARLCAATYCRLHLVRPLGFSLEDRYLKRAGLDYWPYVDLQVHDHWEGCATQLGGDSRQFYFFSARAERTYWSARYRPGDVLVFGSETRGLPEELRRQYADRLYVIPIDHPRVRSLNLSNAVAIVVYEALRQMRA
- the dtd gene encoding D-aminoacyl-tRNA deacylase; translated protein: MRAVIQRVSRACVRVEGQVAGAIGPGLLILLGVAASDTEADAAWICEKSLQLRIFPNESGKFDRSVLDLGGEVLVVSQFTLLADLAKGRRPSFSLAAPPEKARSLYDYFIRLVRASGVGCASGVFGAHMEVELVNDGPVTIVMDSPNR
- the serA2 gene encoding D-3-phosphoglycerate dehydrogenase, with translation MKALITASFDPRQLERLRSWMPAEYQDWRERGELYFDGTALAQRIQQVGADVLIVEADLVHDEVLDHTDLCLIACCRGDPINVALAKATALGIPVLYTPARNARAVAELTVAYMLALARHVFPVNQGLKSGTLRFAGSRDYLDAYNRYGGFELGSSTAGIIGFGAIGQRVARLLRGFETRVLAYDPYVADEAFANLGVERCASLGELLPQVTFLTLHCPLTSETFGLIGRRELGLLPRGAYLLNLARAQIVDEDALYDALTSGHLAGAALDVFSQEPVQPENRFVQLPNVLVSPHLGGATRNVIEYQSKVVVDDIGRWLSGQRPQFLANPEVWDSPQRKQPC
- a CDS encoding xylulokinase, which gives rise to MELFLTLDAGTGSGKCLLFDAKGGLRARATEPWGYEVSPDPELPSVKWFSFDPEKFWEALCRCIQAALRQAQAEPGRIVGVAATSQREACVFLDASGKEVYAGPNLDARGFREGLEVLQSFGAERLYRVTGHSAPFIFPLARYLWYRKGGGPPVRRILMMNDWIHWRLTGEFVSEPSNATESMLFDVGSRTWSDEILNAFEIPRSILPELCQPGEQAGRVSREAAKRTGLLAGTPVFVGGADTQCSLLGAGVIEPGAAGATLGTTTPIQVVTERLCLDPDANLWAGCHVIPERWVLESNAGDTGDAYRWLIELLGGGEEVEKARERLESAAAACSDPSAVLFVGPSIFEIHRLALRRPGGILFPYPTLHVRPSAGELVRAFLESVGFALRANLEQLARVVGGALGQIVLSGGMTRNPTLVRIIADILDQPIFVARQAESAALGCAILVASQGQTDRMRALSRAWVQLDTVEPTEGSQRYASRYATWRRLYEDFFQLEL
- a CDS encoding phospholipase — encoded protein: MRLVHAIYEPKGDGPHPTILALHGWGANALDLLGLAPHVGHGRFLFLCPQGPLEVPLGPMRGYGWFPITMGAPPDPYAFAAAVRELRSFLDDALARYPVNPHKLVCLGFSQGGVMAYALALSEPHRFAALVALSSWLPAALVRELPPADRSQLATLVHHGTRDELIDVSRGRESLEHLRSLRVPAAYREFDMGHEISAQSLADLSRWLEDKVLSPIVTL